DNA sequence from the Alkalilimnicola ehrlichii MLHE-1 genome:
CCATCTTTGTGATCTTCATCACCAGCATATGGCCCATCATCCTGAACACCTCCGCGGGCGTACAGGCGATTCCACGGGACTACATGAATGTCTCCCGCGTCCTTCAGTTGAACCGCCTCGAGATCACCCGAAAAATCCTGCTGCCGGCGGCACTGCCTCACATGCTCACCGGCATGCGCCTCTCCCTAGGTATCGCCTGGATGGTCATTGTGGCCGCGGAGATGCTCACCGGTGGGATCGGTATCGGCTTTTTCGTCTGGGACGAGTGGAACAACCTCAATGTCGCCTCGATTCTCGTGGCCATTCTGGTCATCGGTCTCGTGGGCATTGCCCTGGATACCGTCATGAATCTGGTCCAGCGCCGCCTGGACTACACCCAGCGCTGAACAGGGGAGAAGACATCATGAATAGCTACCTGAGCCTCGAAGGCATCGACATGAGTTTCGACACCCCGCGCGGCAAGTTGGAGGTGTTGCGCAGCGTCGATCTACGGATTCAGAAAGGGGAGTACACATCGATCATCGGCCATTCCGGCTGCGGCAAATCCACGGTACTGAATATCGTGGCCGGTCTGCTGCAGGCGACCCGCGGGGGGGTGCTGCTGGACAACCGGGAGGTGAACAGCCCCGCCCCGGACCGCGCGGTGGTATTCCAGAATCACTCGCTGCTCCCCTGGCTGACGGTCTACGACAACGTGCGCTTGGCCGTGGACAAGGTTTTCGCGACAGATAGCGCCGTCCGGCGCCACGAACGCACCATGGAGAAGCTCGAACTGGTGCAGATGACGCATGCTCGGGAGCAGTATCCCAGCGAGGTGTCCGGTGGCATGAAGCAGCGCGTGGGCATCGCGCGAGCCCTGGCCATGGAACCCAAGGTCCTGCTCATGGACGAGCCGTTCGGCGCATTGGATGCGCTCACCCGGGCCCACTTGCAGGATTCCGTCATGGAGATCCATCAACGCCTGGGTAATACCGTCATCATGATCACGCACGATGTGGACGAGGCGGTACTCCTGTCTGATCGGATCGTCATGATGACCAACGGCCCGTCGGCCACTATCGGTGAGAACCTCACGGTAGACCTGGCACGCCCGCGGAACCGGCTCGCCCTGGCCGAAGACCCCAGATTCCACCAGTACCGCGCCGCTGTTCTGCGCTTCCTGCACGCACGGCACGGCAACCCGGAGGCGGCCTGAGCGCTGCGGGAGGGTCTTATGAAAGAACTGCCCGTTTATCTCAATCGGACAGGCCGAGACGTGCTGGTGGACGGCGGCGACGCGACCGGCCTCGGCGAAGTTTATCTCGTGGGCGCAGGTCCGGGCGACCCGGAACTGCTCACTCTCCGTGCTGTTCGGCTGCTTCAGCAGGCGGATGTGGTGGTCCACGACCGCCTGGTCTCCCGGGCCGTGCTGGATCTGGTGAGCGAGGACGTGGAAAGGATCTTTGTCGGCAAGCAAGGCTTTCGCGATGGCCATCGGCAAAGACGCATAAACGACATAATGATTGAAAAGGCCCGCCAGGGGATGCGAGTCGCACGCCTGAAGGGCGGCGACCCCTTCGTATTCGGGCGCGGTGGCGAGGAGTTGGAGGCCCTGGCGAATGCCGGGATCCGGTTCCAGGTGGTCCCGGGCGTGACTGCGGCCACGGGTTGCGCGGCCTACGCCGGCATCCCCCTCACCCATCGCGAGCACGCCCAGTCCGTTCGTTTCATCACCGCCCACACCCGTAGGGGACGGCTAGACTTGGGCAGGCAGCGGCTCGACGTGGCGGGCGAGACCCTGGTCTTGTATATGGGGCTGACCCATGTGGACCAACTCTGTAGTGAGTTACAGCGCCTGGGACAGCCGGAAACGCGTCCGGTCGCCGTCGTGGTTCAAGGGACCACTGGCCATCAGCGGGTGATCGAGGGGACACTGGCCACTCTTCCGAGCCGGGTGGCGGAGACGACGGTCGGCTCGCCGGGATTGCTCATCGTGGGCGAGGTGGTCCGTCTCCGCCGACGACTGGCCTGGTTTGAGGGCACTGGCACTGGTAACGCCCCCTTCCCCACCCTGGTACAAGCCTTGACGGGGACACCGGCCGGGAACAAAAGGGTAGAGGTGGCATGAGCGAGCGGATTGACCGGAATGCGTTAGCGGATAGCCTGGCCGGACGCCATGTGGCCATTCCCGAGTCCCGGCAACTGGAGGTGCTGGCCGGGCTCTTGGAGCGTCGAGGCGCCCGTGTCTGGCGGTGCCCGTTGGTGGGCATTCACGACGTGGCGAATCCGGCACCAGTAGATGACTGGCTGCGCGACTTCGTGGCCGATCCGCCCGACCTGTTGATCCTGCTGACCGGGGAAGGCCTCCGCAGGCTACTGAGCCGGTGCGAGGCCATCGGTTTGCGCGACGCATTCCTGAACGCATTGAGCGGCACATCCGTGCTCTGCCGGGGGCCAAAACCCGCGCGTGTGCTTCAGGAACTGGCCTTGACGCCGGATCGGATGGCCGTCGAGGCGACCACCGAGGGCGTTATCCGGACCCTGAACGGCGACGAGTTGCAAGGTCGCCGTGTTGCCGTTCAACTCTACGGAACCAACCCCAACCAGCGGCTCATGGACTATCTGAAGAAGGCCGGTGCCCACACCACCACCGTGGCGCCCTACGTCTACGCTGACGAGGCCGAGGACGACGAGGTCCGGCAACTGGTGGTCGCCCTGGGCGAAGGCCGACTGGATGCGCTGATCCTGACGAGCAGCCCGCAGGTACAGCGCCTGCTGCAGGTAGCCAAAGCAGGCAACCTGGAAGAGCTCCTGCGCGATGGCCTCCGGCAATGCACTGTGGCTGCCATCGGGCCGGTCGTGGCCCGAGCCCTGAGGGAGCGGGCACTGCCAGTGGACCTGATGCCGGAACACCGATGGTTCATGAAACCCCTGGTACAGGCACTGGCCAAGCACCTCGGCCCCGCCTAGCGCTCCGGACCCCATGCCGGGGCGCCACCGTGCGGGACTTACCGTCCCACCCCCTTGAACATATCCGCCAGATCAATGGTCGCCCGGGCCACATCGACCAACTTCTTGTTCTGAGTCATAGCCAGCTTACGCATGAACCGGTAAGCCTCATCCTCAGTCATGTCCCGGTGGGTCATAATCAGACCCTTGGCCTTCTCAATGGACTTGCGCTCCTCCAACGCAGCCTGGGCCTCCCGCAACTGCTCGCCCATCTCGTGCAGGCGGAGCGACTGGGACTGCACCAGATCGATCAGCGAGCGGCCCAAACGGGGGCTGGCGCAGCCGGCGTCGTAGGTTTCTTCCACCGGAGGTGCATCGGCGGGCGGGTCATAAAAGATGGCGAAAGACCCCGGCCCCGGCTGTTCAACCAGGGTGTCCAGCTCGATCCGGTGCTTGTCCAAATCCGCCCGGGCGTCCTCGAGTTTTCGTGCGCAGAGCTCAGTCAGGGCTACCTCCAGACGGTCCTCCACCTCCTTGATCGCATTGATCCGGGCAGTTGTCAGTTCGAACCAGTCATCGCAGAGCGATTGCTCGGCCTGCCCTTCCTGCACGGAGGCGAAGGCGATGCGCCGGAACCGCTCCAGCGTGGTCATGGCCTCGCGACTGATCGCCCCCCGCCACGCATCCAGAGAGCGCGAATCGGCGAACTCCATAAAGATCTGAAAGCAGCGCTCCTGGTGGTCTATCAATTGTTGTAGCCGTCCGGAAAGGGGCTCGTCGAACCCGCCACGGGCGAAGCCAGCAGCGCCCACAGCGCGCTCCTGCCCGGCCAACTCCTTACCCTGCATGAGATGAAACATGGCCACCAGTACGCGCGAGATATCCGGATCGGCGGCCGCATCAGCCGCCTCGAAGACCACAGCGAGCAGACCGCGCACCAGTTCACTGTAGCCCTCGATGATGGCCTCCGGGGACAGTTTCAGACCCCGGATTTCACGGCGCACGGCGCGCAGTTCATCGAGCCCGTGAAGGGCATAAGCGATCCGGGCGAACAGGCGAACGAACCCCGGGCTGCAGAGCCGTTGCGTGTCCAGCTCGGCGAGCCGCTCACGAAACGCTTGCTCCCTGTCTCGGGTTTCCTCTACCCGCCGCGCCAACCGTTCACCGGCCCGCTCGCCACGGGACGCCACATGGAGGTTGGACAGGCCCCGCTCCTGCTGGAGCGCATGCACCAAGTCACTGACCGCGGCCACCAGGCGGCCCATGTGTAGCAGATGATCCAGGCCCAGGATTTCACAACGTTTGGAGGCCAGCAGATAGTCGGCGACCTCCTGAGTGGCGCTGGTATTCGCCATAGTGCCCCTTGTCGTTCGTAGCCTGAGAAAATCACCCGACGGATCTGCCGCCAGGGCCTGATCTCAGTCAGCATGTGCAAATTCCAGGCCAATCAGAAAGGATGCACTATATCCATATTTATCTCTATTTTCCGGTTGTTACATACCTCCACCCTGAGCGCACCATCGCGCCGTGCGCGATAATGGTGCACCGCACCATAATACTGGTCATATTGCCCCGGTATAGCGCCCCGGCGAGGTAAGCAGCGCCTCAACTATCCCACCCTTCACCGCTTACGGCGGGAACCCGCGATGCCTCCCGGTGATTCGCGATTGGGGCACACGGGTCACTGACGCAGGAAACGCCCACACCCCGGATAGGTTCTGGTGTCCACGCGCAGTTCCACGGTGGCATTGAAGCGCTCGCCGCTCATGCTGTCGCGACAGGTGGCGCGCTGGATGTGCAGTTCCACCCGGTGGTCATCGGACTCAACCCGGAATGCCGTGCCACCGTCCGGGGTGATGAAGGGGCTGATCCGGTCGAAGGCCAGTTCCCGCTCCCCGTAGTCCAGGGTAAGCGTGAGTGCCGGCGTCTGGTTGTTGTTCACTTCGGCCATCCAGCCCGGCTCCTGGCCCACGGCCCAGAAGCCGGCCCCGCGAAGCTCCGCGGCCCGCCACGGGGGCAGGTGGTCAGTGGCCCGGCAGCGCAGCGGCTCGTCCCCGTCGAGCGTGAACCGGGCCTCGTCCATGCCTTTGACGTGGAACTCGTCGCCGTGGCGGTTCCGGTAACGGGCGCCGGATGCGGCCTCTTCCGCCGCCAGGCCGAGGGTGCCCATGCCGATGTGCAGAATCACGCCGTCCGCCTCGAACTCGGCGCGCACCCGGGTCTCACCGCACTGGTAGGCCTGATCCTGCCCAGTGGCAGGCATGTCATCCCCGCCACCGCCCTGGGCGGCGGCACAGCCGGCCAGGGCTACGACCAGGGGGGCGATCAGGGTCAGGGGGGCCCGAAGAACGGCCATGGTTGACGCCTCCCGTCAGTCCGGCCGTTTCAGGCCGGCGTCGCGGTCCATTTCATGCAGGCGTTCCAGGCGCTCGGCGATACGCGCCTCCAGCCCGCGCTCCGGCGGCCGGTAGTAGCGGCGCACGCCCATGGCCTCGGGGAAGTAGTTCTCACCGGCGGCGTAGGCATCCGGCTCGTCGTGGGCGTAGCGGTAGGCGCGGCCGTAGCCCAGCTCCTTCATCAATCGCGTGGGGGCATTGCGCAGGTGCACCGGGATCTCCTGGCTGCCCTGCTCGCGCGCGTCGCGCATGGCCGCGTTAAAGGCCGCATACACCGCGTTGCTCTTGGGCACGCTGGCCATGTAGACCACCGCCTGGGCCAGGGCCAGTTCGCCCTCCGGGCTGCCGAGGCGCTCGTAGGCCTCGACGCCATCCAGGGCCATCTGCAGGGCGCGCGGGTCGGCGTTGCCGATGTCCTCCGAGGCCATGCGGATCACCCGCCGACCGATGTAGAGCGGGTCGCAACCACCATCGAGCATGCGGCAGAACCAGTAGAGCGTGGCGTCGGGGTCAGAGCCGCGTACCGACTTGTGCAGGGCGGAGATCTGCTCGTAGAAGGCATCGCCGCCCTTGTCGAAGCGTCGGGTGCCACCGGCCACCGCCTCCCGGATGGCCGCCTCGTCCACGGTGTCCGACTCCGCTAGGTCGGCGGCGATCTCCAGGGTGGTCAGCGCCCGGCGGGCGTCGCCGTCGGCGGCCCGCACCACCAGCCGCAGGGCGTCGTCGGTAAGCCGCACCCGACCGCCATAACCGCGCTCCGGCTCCGCCAGGGCCTGGCGGACGATGCCCTCGATGGCGACCTCGTCCAGGGCCCGGAGCACGTAGACCCGGGCCCGCGACAGCAGGGCGTTGTTGAGCTCGAAGGAGGGGTTTTCGGTGGTGGCACCGATGAAGATGACCGTGCCGTCCTCCACCCAGGGCAGAAAGGCGTCCTGCTGCGCCTTGTTGAACCGGTGCACCTCGTCCACGAACAGCAGGGTGCGCCCCCCCGCGGCCCGCACCCGGGTGGCCTCCTCCATGGCCGCGCGGATGTCCTTGACCCCGGCCATGACCGCCGAGAGGGTGAGAAAACGTGCCTCGGCCGCCTCCGCCACCAGCCGCGCCAGGGTGGTCTTGCCAGTGCCGGGCGGCCCCCAGAGGATCATGCTGTGGGGCCGCCCGGCGCGGATGCCCTCGCGCAGCGATCGCCCCTCG
Encoded proteins:
- a CDS encoding ABC transporter ATP-binding protein — protein: MNSYLSLEGIDMSFDTPRGKLEVLRSVDLRIQKGEYTSIIGHSGCGKSTVLNIVAGLLQATRGGVLLDNREVNSPAPDRAVVFQNHSLLPWLTVYDNVRLAVDKVFATDSAVRRHERTMEKLELVQMTHAREQYPSEVSGGMKQRVGIARALAMEPKVLLMDEPFGALDALTRAHLQDSVMEIHQRLGNTVIMITHDVDEAVLLSDRIVMMTNGPSATIGENLTVDLARPRNRLALAEDPRFHQYRAAVLRFLHARHGNPEAA
- the cobA gene encoding uroporphyrinogen-III C-methyltransferase; the encoded protein is MKELPVYLNRTGRDVLVDGGDATGLGEVYLVGAGPGDPELLTLRAVRLLQQADVVVHDRLVSRAVLDLVSEDVERIFVGKQGFRDGHRQRRINDIMIEKARQGMRVARLKGGDPFVFGRGGEELEALANAGIRFQVVPGVTAATGCAAYAGIPLTHREHAQSVRFITAHTRRGRLDLGRQRLDVAGETLVLYMGLTHVDQLCSELQRLGQPETRPVAVVVQGTTGHQRVIEGTLATLPSRVAETTVGSPGLLIVGEVVRLRRRLAWFEGTGTGNAPFPTLVQALTGTPAGNKRVEVA
- a CDS encoding uroporphyrinogen-III synthase; the encoded protein is MSERIDRNALADSLAGRHVAIPESRQLEVLAGLLERRGARVWRCPLVGIHDVANPAPVDDWLRDFVADPPDLLILLTGEGLRRLLSRCEAIGLRDAFLNALSGTSVLCRGPKPARVLQELALTPDRMAVEATTEGVIRTLNGDELQGRRVAVQLYGTNPNQRLMDYLKKAGAHTTTVAPYVYADEAEDDEVRQLVVALGEGRLDALILTSSPQVQRLLQVAKAGNLEELLRDGLRQCTVAAIGPVVARALRERALPVDLMPEHRWFMKPLVQALAKHLGPA
- a CDS encoding nitrate- and nitrite sensing domain-containing protein, translating into MANTSATQEVADYLLASKRCEILGLDHLLHMGRLVAAVSDLVHALQQERGLSNLHVASRGERAGERLARRVEETRDREQAFRERLAELDTQRLCSPGFVRLFARIAYALHGLDELRAVRREIRGLKLSPEAIIEGYSELVRGLLAVVFEAADAAADPDISRVLVAMFHLMQGKELAGQERAVGAAGFARGGFDEPLSGRLQQLIDHQERCFQIFMEFADSRSLDAWRGAISREAMTTLERFRRIAFASVQEGQAEQSLCDDWFELTTARINAIKEVEDRLEVALTELCARKLEDARADLDKHRIELDTLVEQPGPGSFAIFYDPPADAPPVEETYDAGCASPRLGRSLIDLVQSQSLRLHEMGEQLREAQAALEERKSIEKAKGLIMTHRDMTEDEAYRFMRKLAMTQNKKLVDVARATIDLADMFKGVGR
- a CDS encoding COG3650 family protein, translated to MAVLRAPLTLIAPLVVALAGCAAAQGGGGDDMPATGQDQAYQCGETRVRAEFEADGVILHIGMGTLGLAAEEAASGARYRNRHGDEFHVKGMDEARFTLDGDEPLRCRATDHLPPWRAAELRGAGFWAVGQEPGWMAEVNNNQTPALTLTLDYGERELAFDRISPFITPDGGTAFRVESDDHRVELHIQRATCRDSMSGERFNATVELRVDTRTYPGCGRFLRQ
- a CDS encoding replication-associated recombination protein A, with amino-acid sequence MSHQEGLPGLDPEPAGAGPGADAPEREGADLAARPLADRMRPRTLDEFIGQDHILGEGRSLREGIRAGRPHSMILWGPPGTGKTTLARLVAEAAEARFLTLSAVMAGVKDIRAAMEEATRVRAAGGRTLLFVDEVHRFNKAQQDAFLPWVEDGTVIFIGATTENPSFELNNALLSRARVYVLRALDEVAIEGIVRQALAEPERGYGGRVRLTDDALRLVVRAADGDARRALTTLEIAADLAESDTVDEAAIREAVAGGTRRFDKGGDAFYEQISALHKSVRGSDPDATLYWFCRMLDGGCDPLYIGRRVIRMASEDIGNADPRALQMALDGVEAYERLGSPEGELALAQAVVYMASVPKSNAVYAAFNAAMRDAREQGSQEIPVHLRNAPTRLMKELGYGRAYRYAHDEPDAYAAGENYFPEAMGVRRYYRPPERGLEARIAERLERLHEMDRDAGLKRPD